In Populus alba chromosome 1, ASM523922v2, whole genome shotgun sequence, a single window of DNA contains:
- the LOC118058120 gene encoding cytosolic Fe-S cluster assembly factor NBP35, producing the protein MENDEIPENANEHCPGPQSDLAGKSDSCQGCPNQQDCATAPKGPDPDLVAIAERMATVKHKILVLSGKGGVGKSTFSAQLSYALAAMDFQVGLMDIDICGPSIPKMLGLEGQEIHQSNLGWSPVYVESNLGVMSIGFMLPNPDEAVIWRGPRKNGLIKQFLKDVYWGELDFLVVDAPPGTSDEHISIVQYLQATGIDGAIIVTTPQQVSLIDVRKEVSFCKKVGVEVLGVVENMSGLCQRLTDFRFAKLTENGEQNDITERVLGYMREKAPEMLDLIACSEVFDSSGGGATQMCQEMGVPFLGKVPLDPQLCKAAEEGRSCFADQKCGVSAPVLKSIIEKLLVMNQWREELQQIGE; encoded by the exons ATGGAGAACGATGAAATCCCAGAAAACGCCAATGAAC ATTGCCCAGGTCCTCAATCTGATTTAGCTGGGAAATCGGATTCTTGTCAAGGATGTCCTAATCAACAAGATTGTGCTACTGCCCCTAAAGGCCCTGACCCTG ACTTGGTTGCAATTGCTGAACGTATGGCTACTGTGAAGCACAAGATATTGGTTTTATCAGGCAAGGGTGGAGTCGGGAAGAGCACGTTCTCTGCTCAACTGTCATACGCACTAGCAGCAATGGACTTCCAGGTTGGGCTCATGGACATTGACATCTGTGGCCCAAGTATCCCCAAGATGCTTGGCCTAGAAGGTCAAGAAATTCATCAAAGCAACCTTGGCTGGTCTCCCGTCTATGTTGAATCAAACCTTGGGGTCATGTCCATTGGATTCATGCTTCCGAACCCAGATGAAGCTGTCATATGGAGGGGGCCCCGCAAAAATGGGCTTATCAAGCAATTTCTGAAGGATGTTTATTGGGGGGAGCTTGATTTTCTTGTGGTTGATGCCCCGCCTGGGACTTCTGATGAGCACATTTCAATTGTCCAATACCTTCAAGCTACCGGAATAGATGGTGCAATTATTGTCACGACTCCACAACAAGTCTCTTTAATTGATGTGCGAAAAGAAGTGAGTTTCTGCAAGAAAGTTGGAGTCGAGGTTCTTGGGGTTGTTGAGAACATGAGTGGCTTGTGCCAGCGATTGACAGATTTTAGGTTTGCAAAGTTGACGGAGAATGGTGAACAAAATGATATTACAGAAAGAGTTTTAGGGTACATGAGAGAGAAAGCTCCAGAAATGCTAGACTTGATTGCCTGCAGTGAAGTATTTGATAGCAGCGGTGGTGGAGCAACGCAAATGTGCCAGGAGATGGGAGTACCTTTTCTTGGGAAGGTACCATTGGATCCACAGCTTTGCAAGGCTGCTGAGGAGGGTAGATCCTGCTTTGCAGATCAGAAGTGTGGGGTAAGTGCGCCTGTATTAAAGAGTATAATAGAGAAACTACTGGTGATGAATCAGTGGCGTGAAGAACTGCAGCAGATTGGAGAATAG
- the LOC118058121 gene encoding WAT1-related protein At3g28050: protein MAEMYCYREALPFAAMVTMECVNVGLNTLFKEATLAGMSYHVFVPYAYAVAALVLLPAPFVSHRSRVLPPLSFSILCKIALLGLIGSSSQIMGYTGINYSSPALASAISNLTPAFTFIFAIIFRMERVALQRTSSQAKLLGTILSIAGAFVVTLYKGPPIIISPTSSVPLSQHLHSTNSNWIVGGMLLTGEYVLVPLWYILQTQIMKEYPAELTVVFFYNLTVSIIAAIVALITEGTSSAWLVRPNVALASILCSGLLGSCLNNTVHTWALHLKGPVFVAMFKPLSIAIAVAMGVMFLGDTLYLGSVIGATIISIGFYTVMWGKAKEELGDDCNAAKPESSCAQKVPLLQGYNATKLPDEQV from the exons atggcagAAATGTACTGCTACAGGGAGGCGTTGCCGTTCGCAGCCATGGTGACCATGGAGTGTGTCAACGTTGGCTTAAACACACTTTTCAAAGAAGCTACTTTGGCAGGGATGAGCTACCATGTTTTCGTTCCCTATGCTTATGCAGTAGCTGCTCTTGTTCTCCTTCCTGCTCCTTTCGTTTCCCACAG ATCAAGAGTGCTTCCTCCTCTGAGCTTCTCTATACTCTGTAAAATTGCTCTTCTCGGGCTTATAGG GAGCTCGTCTCAGATCATGGGCTACACAGGTATCAATTATAGCTCACCAGCTCTTGCTTCAGCCATCAGCAACCTCACGCCAGCTTTTACTTTCATCTTTGCCATCATCTTCAG AATGGAAAGGGTTGCGTTACAAAGAACAAGCAGCCAGGCCAAACTCCTGGGCACCATCTTGTCAATAGCAGGTGCTTTTGTAGTGACCCTCTACAAGGGCCCGCCAATAATTATATCGCCGACCTCCTCCGTTCCGCTCAGTCAACATCTTCACTCGACAAACAGCAATTGGATAGTTGGTGGCATGCTTCTCACTGGCGAGTATGTTCTAGTTCCGCTATGGTACATTCTCCAG ACACAGATAATGAAGGAGTACCCGGCAGAGTTGACGGTGGTCTTCTTTTACAATCTAACTGTTAGCATCATAGCGGCAATTGTAGCACTAATTACAGAAGGAACTTCGAGTGCTTGGTTAGTGCGGCCAAATGTAGCACTAGCTTCCATTCTTTGCTCG GGGCTCTTGGGGTCATGCCTGAACAATACTGTTCACACATGGGCTCTGCACTTGAAGGGACCTGTCTTTGTAGCAATGTTCAAGCCACTGTCGATTGCCATTGCTGTTGCGATGGGCGTCATGTTCCTTGGTGATACTCTTTATCTCGGAAG TGTGATCGGAGCAACAATTATATCTATTGGATTTTACACCGTAATGTGGGGGAAAGCCAAAGAAGAGCTGGGTGATGATTGCAATGCTGCTAAGCCGGAATCCTCGTGTGCCCAGAAGGTCCCTCTATTACAAGGCTACAATGCTACGAAGCTACCAGATGAACAAGTGTAG
- the LOC118058122 gene encoding F-box/FBD/LRR-repeat protein At5g22660, whose product MRSPKVCSSQHVDRLSNLPNHIIHHILSFLDAKYAVQTSVLAKGWRNLWTSVHVLHLNSNSFRRLRSFKKFVVAVLNKLNHNTTAGTFLFSYRGRIDDYLKERVIYFASFHGVGHLVLDLGCKRPPVSQALLNCQTFKTIKLKNATFTTSFGFSKLTTLHLKHCLFSLVTNCFDFSDCLPNLSSLSLLGCDFTRFKVLKISGPQLLNVTIRSMWYCYGGLSKGCKVEISAPKLTFLSYKESHMVDFSVINLPSLQHADVDVFLSYEEENEDIQYLLKFFQGLYNVQSATLSYSTIQALNGVPGLEHQQSPFSRLSLKLTHPSDCPFPIPVKVAKYLCNGSPTPDTILAKSQRYFLFGI is encoded by the exons ATGAGAAGCCCGAAAGTTTGCAGTTCTCAACACGTAGATAGACTCAGTAATTTGCCGAACCATATTATCCACCACATCCTCTCCTTCCTCGATGCCAAGTATGCGGTCCAAACCTCTGTGCTTGCTAAGGGATGGAGAAATCTTTGGACTAGTGTTCATGTGCTTCACTTGAACAGCAATTCCTTCCGTAGATTGAGAAGTTTTAAGAAATTTGTGGTTGCTGTTTTGAATAAACTCAATCATAACACTACTGCTGGCACATTTCTCTTCTCTTACCGAGGGAGAATAGATGATTATCTCAAGGAAAGGGTTATCTATTTTGCCAGTTTCCATGGCGTTGGTCATCTTGTTCTTGATTTGGGCTGCAAACGACCTCCTGTCTCGCAAGCACTTCTCAATTGCCAAACctttaaaaccataaaactcAAGAATGCTACTTTCACTACATCATTTGGTTTCTCTAAACTCACCACTTTGCATCTTAAACATTGTTTGTTTTCTCTCGTTACCaattgctttgatttttcagACTGTCTTCCCAATTTGAGCAGCTTATCCCTGCTTGGTTGTGATTTTACTAGATTCAAGGTTCTTAAAATATCAGGACCCCAATTGCTCAATGTAACAATAAGATCGATGTGGTACTGTTATGGTGGTCTCTCCAAGGGTTGTAAGGTAGAAATCTCTGCGCCAAAACTTACATTTCTTAGCTACAAAGAATCTCACATGGTCGATTTCTCAGTAATTAACCTCCCTTCTCTACAACATGCCGATGTTGATGTTTTCCTTTCATATGAAGAGGAAAACGAGGACATTCAATATTTGCTTAAATTCTTCCAAGGCCTCTATAATGTGCAATCCGCCACACTATCTTATTCTACTATTCAG GCCTTAAATGGAGTGCCTGGACTAGAGCATCAACAAAGTCCTTTCAGTAGATTGTCTCTGAAACTAACACATCCCAGTGACTGCCCCTTTCCAATACCAGTAAAAGTGGCGAAGTACTTGTGTAATGGCTCCCCCACTCCAGATACTATTCTTGCCAAGAGCCAAAGGTACTTTCTTTTTGGGATTTAG